From the genome of Miscanthus floridulus cultivar M001 chromosome 10, ASM1932011v1, whole genome shotgun sequence, one region includes:
- the LOC136485792 gene encoding chitinase CLP-like translates to MWNPKPLLVVVSLCISALSSPCTAASGAGKPLVAAVTKDASTSLYTAPLKDGHPLVLDLTSPVISLTTCTSKNGTVTTLSANATDGQNPLFRVSFSAVASCTPQAKVPAGAVGVAGLAPSSQSFPAQVARTQKVANKIALCLPSDGKSTSGNSVGVAIFGGGPLFFIPPDRGDFTTMLAGTAPLHGFNGSPGYYVSSTGVAVEQNRVSTSGGMLVVGLSSTIPYTAVRPDVYVPLLRAFDAAASGPNFPWMSRVTAVAPFERCYDSTKLPQSLLGYSVPQIDVMLEGGQNFTVLGGNSMVQVNGNTACLGFVKAAAGQAPATVIGGFQLENHLLVLDVEKKQLGFTTFLNAIGLSCSNFNFTLAA, encoded by the coding sequence ATGTGGAACCCGAAACCCCTTCTTGTCGTCGTCTCACTCTGCATCTCGGCACTGTCGTCGCCGTGCACGGCAGCCAGTGGCGCCGGCAAGCCCTTGGTGGCCGCCGTCACCAAGGACGCGTCCACCTCCCTCTACACCGCGCCGCTCAAGGACGGCCACCCGCTCGTCCTCGACCTCACCAGCCCGGTCATCTCGCTGACGACGTGCACCTCCAAGAATGGCACGGTCACGACGCTCTCCGCGAACGCCACCGACGGCCAGAACCCATTGTTCCGGGTCTCCTTCTCCGCCGTCGCCTCCTGCACGCCGCAGGCAAAGGTCCCAGCTGGTGCCGTCGGCGTCGCGGGCCTCGCGCCCTCGAGCCAGTCGTTCCCGGCGCAGGTGGCGCGCACGCAGAAGGTCGCCAACAAGATAGCGCTCTGCCTCCCGAGCGACGGCAAGTCCACGTCCGGCAACAGCGTCGGCGTGGCCATCTTCGGTGGTGGTCCCCTGTTCTTCATCCCGCCGGACCGCGGCGACTTCACCACGATGCTGGCCGGCACGGCGCCCCTCCACGGGTTCAATGGATCCCCCGGGTACTACGTCTCCTCCACCGGCGTCGCCGTGGAGCAGAACCGAGTTAGCACCTCCGGCGGCATGCTCGTCGTCGGGCTGAGCTCGACGATTCCCTACACGGCGGTCCGGCCGGACGTGTACGTCCCCTTGCTGAGGGCTTTCGATGCGGCGGCCTCCGGGCCAAACTTCCCGTGGATGTCGAGGGTCACCGCGGTTGCGCCGTTCGAGCGGTGCTACGATTCGACGAAGCTGCCGCAGTCGCTCCTGGGCTACTCGGTGCCGCAGATCGACGTGATGCTGGAGGGCGGTCAGAACTTCACGGTTCTCGGCGGCAACTCCATGGTTCAGGTGAACGGCAACACGGCCTGCCTCGGGTTCGTCAAGGCGGCGGCGGGGCAGGCGCCGGCGACGGTCATCGGTGGGTTCCAGCTGGAGAACCACCTGCTGGTGCTCGACGTGGAGAAGAAGCAGCTTGGATTCACCACCTTCCTCAATGCCATCGGGCTTTCATGCAGCAACTTCAATTTCACTCTTGCCGCCTAG